ACCTGATTGACTTCCGTACCTGCGTCGATCTTGGCCGGATACCGGACCGTACATGGTGACCGCAATCCGCCTTCGTTGACCGACCCTTTGCGACCACGAAGCCCCGCGTTCCAGCGTGCCTTGTTTGGACCGTTGTCACTGAAATAGATCACGATCGTTTCATCGGCGATGCCCTGTTCGTCCAGGCACTTCAGGACACGTCCGACGTTGTCGTCGATGTTGGCCACCATCGCCAACGCGGCGCGGGTGAAGTCTTTGTTTTCCTGTTTCGCGTTGTTGGGATCCGGATCGCTCGTGATGTCACGGTTTCGATACTGTTGCCAGTATTCGTCCGGCGCCTGCATGGGTGAATGCGGCGTGTTGTACGGCAGATAGACAAAAAACGGCTGATCCCCGCTTTGACGTATGAAGTCGATCGCGTGATTGGTCAAATCATCAACGATGAACCCCTCGCCTTCGACCAAACGCCCGTTGTGTTCCAACATCGGCGAGTGGTAGTTGCCCCAATGTCCGCTGCAAAAACCATAGAAATCATCGAACCCACGAGAATTCGGATGATAGGGTGCCTGCATTCCGTTGTGCCATTTGCCATAGGCGGCGGTTCGATAACCGGCATCGCGAAACAGATCAGCCACGGTGACTTCATCCGTATTCATTCGCTCGCCACCGGACGAAGTACTGGTCACTCCCATGCGTGTGTGATAGCGACCGGTCAGAAACTCGGCTCGTGTCGGTGAACAGACGGCACACACATAGAAGTGCTGAAGCCGCGCCCCGTCACGTGCCAGTGAATCGATGTTGGGCGTTTGAAAGTTGGGATTTCCGGTCCAGCTAAGGTCACCGAACCCCTGATCGTCGGCCAGGATCACGACCACGTTGGGACGATCGTCGGCCGGCAAATTGCCAACGCCTTTGACCAAAACAAAAAGCACCAACGTTGCGAAGCGATGAATTTTCAGCATGCTTGGATTCCTATCAATCGATCGTGCGAGCGACGCACACAGCGGGCCGCACACTGTGCAGGGTGGGCCGATGGTTTTCAATGCAAGGGAAAAAGAAAACGCCGTCAAATACCGGCGTCGGTCATCCAGCGATCAAGCGTCGCCAAGTCATCGCGTATCGCATCGATATGTTTGGGGACCAATGCCGGATCGGCATGGTCCAAGTATTCTTCGTGCAATGAAATCGGTCCGCTGAAATCGGAATCGGCCAGCATCTTGAAGAACGCGGGATCGACCATGCCCTGCCCCAACGGAACATTGATCACTTTCGTGCCGTCCCAATCAAAGTCTTTGACATACACCGTATCGATGTGGGGCCGAATCAGTTGGAACGTCAACGGCCAACTGGTTCCACCTTCCACAGTGGCGTGACGAATGTCGTAGGCGACGGCCAAGTCTTTCGGATCGATGCCGTTCAAGATGTACCGTAGATCCCACAACGGTGCGCCCATCGTGTTGCGTCCGGCATGGTTCTGGTACAGACCACAAATCCCCAGCCGCTCATTCAATTCCGCCAAGTCAATCAGTTTCTGTTTCCACTGGTCCAACTGTGGCACGATCGGCTTGGACAAATCGTATTTGAAGTAACCCAGTCGATAGCGACGCACACCCAGGTCGGCGGCGACTTTCAACAGTTCACGATTGGTGGCGTCATCGGCGTTGTTGATGGCCGACGTCAGCACGGTGATTTCCAAATCACGTTTCTGTAGTGCTTTCACCAGCTTGGGCAGCTTCTGGGCAGCGTCCTTCGGTTCGACATGACCGCGTGGTCGGACCGGTGCTTCCAATCCATCGAACCCCAGATCGGCGACGCGAGCCGCCAAGTCGTCAAACGAAAGCGATGTCAGCGGCTTGGTGAATACACACAGGGGAATCGATCGCTTGGCGGGCCGGTCGGGCGATTGTGCCGACGCACGGTGGGGCTTGGGCATTGCCGCCGCCAACGTCATCGCGGCGGAGGAAACCAAAAAAGTGCGGCGTTGCGCTTTCATGATGATCCGATCAAAGAATCCAGCCGATCGACGCGCACAGCGTCTGCCGACGACGGCGGGAAATTTGGCTGAAAGGGAGGTGGGGGAAGGATGCACAGGCGGATTGGCCCGAATACGCCATCCACGATACTGAACGCCCCCAGCATAAACGCGCGGACGTTCCGGTGGGGATTGGGAGTGCAATCGGGTCAATCTGCGCCGCCACAGACGACACGAACGATCGCCCGCCGAACATCGATGCAGGCCGCGGCAACGAATGTCACCTGGCGGCCAAAAGAAGGGCCCACGACGTCTTAGCGCGGCTGGTCAGACGTCGAATCCGACACCATCGCTTCAAAACGTTTGCCCGCGACCGCACGATAGCGTGATCGAACCGAATGATCGGGGACCAGACAAATCGCTTCGCCCGTGAATCGCTTCTGCATCTGAGCATCGGTCCAGCTGACCAAGCCAATCGCCGGATCTCCGATCAGCCACAAACCATCGTCGGTTCGCCCCAACACGGTGATGGCATGACGCTCCTGTGACGCCCCGAACCATCGGCTTAGCGAACCGTCGGAATCTTCCACCCCAAGTCGCACGATCGCCACGTTGGGAACCTGGCCTCGATGAATCCACTGTCGCGAGTCGGGGGATGCCGGCTGAGGCTTCAGCCCTGCGTGGGCACTGGCCAATGTCAGACCACGGTACAAACCCAGCGGTTCGGTTCCCCAGCGGCTGGTGAAACAGGTCGCCATCAAGTCCTTTTCGCTGGACCGAATGTCATGTTCGGACAGCAACGTCGCAGCCGAAGCCGGACCACAAGTCGATGGATGCGATTGCAGACAAACACCGCGTCGCCACCCGATCCAGTCTTCGTCCAGCACCGTCGCCGGCGCGATCCAGGGGCGGGCAAAGGGGCCGACCCAAAAACAGCCCGCCAGGATCCACAACAACCCGACCGTCGCCGGACGATGCCAGCGATGCAGCCCTGGTGTGGCCGTCGCCAACCCCGCGGTGAAGCACAGAATCGCAGGCATCCAGTTGGCCCAAAAAATTGCCTCGGCACTGGGCAGAATCACCGCCCACAGCAAACGGCCGCTCAAAACCCAAGCCGCAACGAGTGCCAGCACCACCACCATCGAAAACAGCAGGGGCGAAACCTGATTCTGGCGTCCCAGACGCCGTCCGGCCGCCCAGCCGCCTAGACCGAGACCGGCTGCCGCAAATAGGGCGGCTATCGTCTCCAAGGTCATGACACGGCTCCTCCAACAGGTGGTAACTACACTCCGTCTTCTTTGTGAATTTTTCGCAAAGATTTAGGCCATTCTACGTGAATAATGATCGGAATTCCATCCAAGTTTAGCTCACGAGAAATGCAGTGCCGGAGATGAAATCCGACTGTTTCTGTGACCTAAAGTCTCAAAAATGGACAATGGAGGAAGAATACCGACCATTAATTCGCCAGTCCACGTCATTTGAGCCTCTAAACCGCTCGCAATCGTGGATGCGACCTTCTTGACGCTTGCCGACGCAAATCACGCGCCTGGCATGAAATTTTTTTGAAGAAACGTCCCGGGCCGCTGGGCCCCCAGTCCTCCCAGACTCTCTATACCTCACAAAACGGAGGCGAGACTGGGGTCCGGATCTGACAAGTCGGATGGCCGCCGCGAAGCAAAGCAGTGCTTGCCAGCCGGGTCAGCATTCCCGGCCGGGCTCGAATGCCGATTTGCGAGACGGCGCGGCGTGAAAAATGCGGCAGAGCGCCGGCAAAGCCGCTTGGTAAACGCGGCGAAAGAATTGCCTTGAAATCAGGCGGCTGCATTGGGCTCGGCCCGACTGCTTCGGACCGAGCGGGTTCTGGTCAATTCAGATCTGGACTAATTTGCGTGACCCAAATGAGGCGATGATTCAGTCCAGCGGCAACAGCTTGATGTTCTTGAACCGGACCACCATCGCGGGGCCACGGTGCAGCTGCAGGGCGATCACACCCGACTTGGCGGCTTTGTCGGACTGATGGTCGATCGTCTCGCTGACCTTCGCACCATTGATGTAGTGGATCAAATGATTTCCGTCGGCGACCACGCGGAACTCGTTCCATTTTCCGGGATGGATCCCGGCGGCTAATGCTTGGGAATCTGCAAACGTCTCCGGCGTCTTCTTGCCGTCTGCACCGATGGTCACCTTGGTCCCGCGCAAGGTCAGGATGCCGCGTGCTTTTTCCTCGTACAGGATGCCGGCGAACTTGTTGGCAAAATCGATGTCGGCCTGGTAACCCGAAACGACGAACTTGTCTTGGTCGATCACGCGGCTGCGATACTGGATCCCTGAATTGCCGCTTTCGATCTTGAACATCAGGACCAATTGGAAATTCGAAGGCTGTCCGTCTTTCCAGACCAAGAACGTGTTGCCGTCGATCGGATCGTCTTCACTGGTGCGTCCCACGATCGCACCGTCTTCGACCGACCAAAGATCATCGCGGCCTTCCCAGCCGTCCAAGTCTTTGCCATTGAACAGAATCACCGGCTGAGTGATCGTTTGGTCATCAGCACCCGCGGCAACATCGTCCGCATCGACGGATGCCGAGAGTCCAATCAAGGTGCAAACACAGAACAGAGCGCAGCGACGCAGGAGGGCCAACATATTGATCAGTCCACAAGATGGGGAGAGAAATTCGTGGGGCGGGAAGACAACGAACTGACGTCGAACCGATGCAAATGCGACGGTGTCGAATTCATTTCGCCCCCACAGCTTAGCTGAAACGGTGGCACGATCGGCGCCGGTTCCGTTGCTTTGGCCGGTGTCAACAATCTCGGCCAGGTTCGCACCAAAGTCGGGAAACCTAGCGGGGCCCGATTCCATCGGTCGTGGCCCAGAACCCGCCGCGGGCGTGATCGAACAGCGGTTTTTGTCCACGGTGATTCACGTCGAAGCCGTCACGCCGGCTCCAAACACGGTGCCCCGCGACGAAGGTTGCGATCGGCCAACCGGTCGTCGTTACGCCATGCCAGGGACTCCACCGCGACTTGGTGTGCTGGTGCTGATCCAGAATGGTTTGGGACAGTGCCATGTCCACCAAGACCAGGTCCGCATCGTAACCGTTTTCGATTCGACCTTTCCCCGTAATGCCCCAAACCCGTGCCGGTGCGTCGCACATCCAGGAAGCGACGTCGGTCAAACGACAGCGGTCTTGGCTGACTTGGTTCAACATCAACGCCAAACTGTTTTCGACGGCGGGCAAGCCGCTGGGTGATTTCGGATAGGCGACCGATTTTTCATCCAACGTGTGCGGCGCGTGATCGGTGGCGATGACTTGGACATCACCATCCAACAATGCTTTCCACAACCCGTCATTGTCGGCGGCCGTTTTGATCGACGGATTCATTTGAATCCGTGTTCCCAGTCGCTGGTAATCGTCGACGTTGAAAAACAAATGATGCGGGCAGACTTCCGCAGTGATCCACGGTTGTTGACCGCGAATCAGTGGTACTTCCGCCGCAGTCGATACGTGCAGAACGTGAAAGCGATGCTGATGACGAACCGACAAGTCGATCGAACGTCGCGTGGCGATCAACGCGGCCGATTCATCACGAATCCGTGAATGGTCGCGGACATCCGTCGTGTCGGCGTACTTGGCACGGTTGGCATTGACCGTCGATTCGTCTTCGCAGTGCGCACAAATCGGCAGATCGGTTTCGGCGAAAATCCGTTCCAGTGCCTCCTGTTGATCGACCAACAGATTGCCCGTGCTGCTGCCGATGAAAATCTTGATGCCGGGAAAGTTGGCGTCCGACGCGGCTTTCAGTTCATCAACATTGTCCGGCGTGGCACCGATGTAAAAGCCGTAATTGACCAGCGACTTTTCGGCTGCCAACGCTTCTTTGGCTCGGATGCCGTCACAGGTCACCGCGGGCGGCACCGTGTTGGGCATTTCCAGGAATGTCGTCACACCGCCCGCCGCGCAAGCGCGCGACGCGGTCGCCAAGTCTTCCTTATGGGTCAGCCCGGGGTCGCGAAAATGGACTTGGTCATCCACAACACCGGGCATCAGATGCAGCCCCTTGGCGTCGACGATTTCATCGGCCGCGGCATCCGGTGACGCATCGGTATCGGCGATGCGGCCGTCGCGAACCAACACGTTGCAAGTTCGAACGCCGTCCGGAAAGACGACTTGAGATCCGCGAATCAGCAGGCTGGACATGGCGATCAAGAAAAATCAGCGTGAAAGGGGCAAGCGGTTGCGGGGCTTCGACTGACCGCGCAGCTTATCGCCCCGCGCCGGATCGGCCAACGCCGCGGCGGAACGCCTCGAAGGCTTCACGAAACGCTGCCGGGGGCCGCGAACGTTCACCGGAATCACGCAACCCGCGATCGATCACGCCGTCCTGGCGACCACCGGAACGCACGGTATCGGATTGTCGAAGCCCCAGGCTGCGAAGCGCATCTTCGAACTCATCAAGCTGGCCCGGCTGTCCGGCCTGATCGGCCATGTCGCGCATCTGTGACCAGCGCTGGCGGAAACGTTCCAGGTCGTCGGCGGTCCAATTCAACTGTTGCAGTAGTTCCTTGTCCGGCTGGTCCTTGGTCCTTTCCAGATAGTCCAACACGAGATCCGTCGCCTGTTTGGCATAGTCCAGATCGACCGGATCCGGTGGCGTGGCCGGGGGCGATGCCGTGTCCGATGTCGCACTGGTTGCCGAATCTCGACCAGAACTTGACGACGCGGTCCCCTGCGTCCCGGCTTCATCGTTGGCGGCCGACGATTCGCTGGCACCGCCGGGGCTGGGCGATCCGGCCGCATCGGTTGGGGATCCCGGATCGCCCGGCATCGACGGTTCGCCGGCATCGTCTTGTCCGGCCGGGTTTGAATCCGTTGGATGGTTCTCCGGTGACGTGGATTCTGCTGTACCTGCATCCTGGGGTGCAGATGTTCCGTCGGTGCCGGCATCAGGTGCGTCGCCCGTCTCATCGCCGGAAGTTTCACTGGCGGCGTCGCCGGTGGATTCGTCGCCGGCGGTTGGCCCCTGCGATCCCGATGGCGGATCATTTGGGGGTTTTCCCGAGTCGGCGGTTCCCGTTTGTGGCGACTCTTGATCGGACGAGGACTCGGCGATCGATTCATCGCCCGGTTCGTTTGACGGTGAGACACCGGAGGATTCCTCGGTTGCGTCGCGAGTGGTGGTCGATTCTTCGTTCTGCTGATTCGAACCACCCGCCCCCTGGTTCGGCGACGACGGATCGTTTTGGTCGGATTGCGATTGGTTGCCGGAACCACCCGAGTCCTGGTTTTGCTTCAAGAATTCTTGAATCCGCTCGAACGCATCGCCGTCGTGACTGGGCGGCGTGTCCGGTGTTGCGTCCGGATCCGGTTGTCCGCCGGAGCGTTGCCCTTCCGAATTCGCCAAACGACCGTCGCCACCCGAATCCTCCGGTGCATTCGATGGTTCGCCGGTGTCACCATCGCTGCCGGATGTCGCCGCTTCATCGACACTGGACGAATCCCCCGGTGCTTCATCACGATCCGTCCCCTGCCCCGTTCCGGCCTGGGGATTTTGATCCGCGTTCTGGTCGCCGCCGGATCCCCCTTGCTCTGCGCCGGCTTGACCGGACTCGGGATCCGCCGCACCACCGCCCTTTCCTGCGGTCGATTCGCCGGGGTCGGATTCGCCGGGGTCGGATTCGCTCGTCCCATCGCTGTCGTCGCCCGCGTTGTCGGAACGATTTCCGCCGGAACTGTCACCGCCGGAACGGGCATCGCCCGAATCGCCTTCGCCGGAATCTTGCGCTGACGAATCTTCGCCGCCGTCACTGGAGCCATCCTGGGGTTCTCCGTCGCCGTTTGGGTCGGATGGGGCATCTTCGCCCGCATCGGAATCGCCCCCACCATTGGCCCCGGTGGAACCTTGCCCCTCTTGGTCTCCAGCACCCTGTCCATCACCGCCTTCGTTTGCGCCATCACTGTCGCCATCGCCTTCGGTATCATCCGATGATTCGTCGCCGCCGGACGATGCGTCGCTTTGGGCCGATGATGACTGGTCACTTGATGGTTCCGGACGAGACATACCATCATCGCCCGCCGGTGTGTTGTCCGACCGCGGCTCCGGTTCAACCCAGCGCAACTCCACGGGATCAGTGACATTTTCGTTGGGGCGGATTTGATCGTCGGTAACGCTGTACCGATTGTCGGTAGCGATCGCGCGAATCCGAACGACATCGCCAGCATTCAAACGCATCCGATCGGCGCGGACGGCGAATTCTGCGATTTGGTTGCCGGTCTTCCCCGCCATCGACGGATGCATCAAGTCGGACGTTGGTGGAGCTTGCCACAGCATGCGTGGTGGAACCGGCCGACCGTTGACGTCGATCAGCAACCGCACTTGGTTCAATCCAAAGTCGGGATCACTTGCGTGGACTTCAATCACCTGCTGGGCATCCAGCGGGATTTCTTTGGGACTTTGCGTCGGCACGACGATGGTGACATCCGGCTTCAAGTCCGCGACGCATTCGATCGGGTACACAATCGGATCGGGATTCGATTGATCGTCCTGATCCCAAATGCGGACACGGTAGGACGTGGGATTCGTGTCGGTATCGGATCGGCGAAGCACAAATTCGGTTTCCCAGGTCCCATCGTCTTCCGCCGAACCCGCGGGCTTCATCGCAAACGATCGACCGGTCGCAACCACGCGATCACCGACCGAGGCGGGGTTGGTTTGCACGACGGCTTTGCGCAGCGGTCGATTGCCCCGCACACGAATGCGAACCTTGGTCCCATCGACGGCGCGAATCGGTCCCGATGACTGTCGCCAAGATTCAATCCCGGTGTATTCCGGAGGCGTCAGTTCAATCGATTCCAAGCTGACCACCGGCACATCGCGTGGCGTCAAACGGTAAGCACGCGTGGACGCGTCCCCGGCGTCGATGCGATAGTCGGCATGCTGGCTTCGTCCGGGCGGCAAAACGACGACGGTTTCGAAACGCTGGCTTCCCGATTCGGCCGGTTCCTCCGACAGTCGCATGGGCAAGGATTGCCGCGAATCGCCCTGGTGGATGTGACACACAACCGTGTCGTCATCGCGAAGCCCGGATAGATCAACACGGATGGCGACCGGGCGTCCCACCATGACGGTCTCATCGGCGGGGAAAACTTGACCGATGCGAACACGTGTCGGACGTTGAATGTCGGACCACGGCAGCAACAGACGTTGGGTGGATTGCCAACTGCTTTTTGGACTGGCCGCCCAGTACACCAACACGGCAAGCACGGCAGCCAACGCGAGCAACCAAAAACGCAACAGCCCGGTCACTTCGCTGGGCAACGCATCGACTTTCTGCAGCACCGTTGCCGATCGGACGGCCAAACCGCGAATGACCGATGCGCGGATTCCTTTGGCATCTCCCTCGCGACGCAAGGTGATGTAACTGGTCAGGGCTTGGCGTAGCTGGGGGTGATCTCGCTCGATCGCCGCGGCGGCATAGGCCGGATCGATCTGTTGAGACCACAGCGGAAATCCGCGCCGGTACAACCAGAACGCCGTTCCGGCGATCCCGAGGATCCAGAAGAACAACCGCCCGGCCACCCCGGTATCGGCCACCCAATGGTCGACCACCAGCCAAGTCAGCCAGACCCCGACGCCCCACAGAACGACAGCCAGAACACAGCGGGTCGCGTCGGTCCGCCACAGCGCCGCGCGAACATCACCGATCCAGCGGTCGACAATCTCCGATGCAGGCATCCCGCCGGTGCCGGCGGACGAACCGAGTGCATTGGATGGGGTACGTGTCATGCGTGACGGCAAGAAAAGGGAATGGCTGATATTCGGGTGTCGCGAAGGTGGCTGTGATCCAACAACACCGGTACCAAGCCCGACGGCTCGACCACCGCGTTTCGCATCACCGCAGATCGTCCCCAAAGGTGGGGAACTTCTTGACTTTATTCTAGCTTGCCGTCATCACCCGCCCGGTACCCCCGTTTCGGTTAGAACTTGGAAACTCACAGCTGGGGGGACAGCAGAAACCGAATTCCCGGGTAAACTAGTGCCGTGATGGGAGGGCAAGAGCCACATGACTGGGTGCCCCCGATCCAAACCCGTCAACTTTTCTAGTCGATCGATCGCTTTATGAGATACGCATTCAGGCTGGCCGAACTGCTCGGACACACTCCGGACCGCCGTAAACGCCCCGGAACGATCAAATCCATCGTTGAACACACCGGGCTGGACCGACACCAGGTCGCTTCGCTGTTGAAGAACGAAGCGAAATACATCCCGCTGGAAGCACTTTCGCGTCTGTGCGATTACCTGATCGATCACGGCTATGCCACCGCCGAACAACTGCCGGGCGCCCTTTTCGCCGTCAACGCGGAAAACTTTTGGGAATTGCTGGCCCGTCGCGGCGAAATCGAAATCGTCGTCGGTGTGCGTCAGGCGGACGGCAACGATTCGCCCGAAGGTGCGATGGTCGTCGCCAGTGACAGCGTTCTGGTCGGCGAACTGCTCAACGGCGTCAGCACCCTGGGCGGCAGTGCCAAGCATCAAGCGGGGGCCGAAGGCAACGCCGAAACCGAAAAAGAAGTCTTGATGCCCGATCGCCTGCAACAAACGCTGGTTTGGAGCCCCGGTCAGGTGTCGCTGGAAGACGCCCGTGCCCGTGCGACCGAGGTCTTCGAAAGCTTCGTTAATGCCCAGGGCGACCGCGGATTGGTCTGTATCGGTAGCGTGAAATCCAATCCGGTCGTCGAATTGATGATGAGCGACCTGTTCGGGTGCACCCCGTTTGTTACCGAAGACGACATCGACGATGCGTCGGCACGAAGTTGCCCGTTTTACCTACGCTACCGCGACAGCGACCCCAAACCCGATGGGGCCAGTGCGGGAACCCGGCTAAGCAAGAACGAAGACGCCCCGGAACCCGGGTTCTACTTCGAAAAAGACGACGGGTCCTGGGAATACGCCGGCGGCAAAGACCAAGATACGGCGCTGGTGTTTTACGTCTTTCGCGAAGCCTTGGGCCGACTGGACATGGTGCTGAGCGGGTTTTCCGGTCGGGCCACCCGCTTGCTGGCCAAAACGCTGGCGATCCGCGGTGAAGAATTTTGGCCGCCCGTGTATCACCGCGGCGGGACTCAAATCGGCGCCTATTTGGTGACCTACGAAAACACTGACGGCAAACCCAGCCGCGACGATCTGCTGTACAACCCCGGCGGTGCGGCAACCATTCTGCCGCTGCCGACCGAAGCGATCGCTCGACGTCTGGCGCGACGCTAGACGCGGTCAGTTTCAGGCCCCGTCGCGAACACCGACGCGACGGCCGACTTCTAAGGTGCCAATTGCCAGGATTCGTCGAAGAATCCTTCGGCGGCAATGGGTGCGGGCAAAATGGAATCGTCAAACCCGGGTCGAATTTCGCCGATCGCCCAATCGGGCAACATCGCAATCTGCCGTGAATTGCTGTTGTTGGAAAACGTTCGGAACGTCAGCCCGCTGTTGACGACCACATAGCGATCCGGATTCAACGGGTTGGGATAGCAAAGAATCGCGACGTGATTCGACGCGTCGAACGTCCTATCGCCCACCGAAATTCGATCGCGGTTCCATCCGATCGGCAATCGTCCGCTGATTTTCCGCAGCACCGTGTTGCTGCCGTAATCACCGAAGCAGATCAGATTGCAATCGCGAATCATGTCATCGGTGACGTCGGTGTCTTGCACCACCGGCATTTCGCCACGCATGATTTCCCGCCATCGGCGCTGCGCCGTCCGGATTTCACGATCGATCCATCGCTGGACCGGCCCGTGTTTGGCCGGCCGACTGGGCAAAACCATCACGAATTTTTCAGTCAGCGCGTCGTCGATCGGCCCCTGCAGCCCCGGACTTTTGCGAAGCACACCAGGGTTCGGCTGCCCCTGTTTCCATTGGCCACCGGTACGCCACAGCGACGCTTGGAACCCCGGTTCGGACGACTCATCGACCAGGGGCATAACGCGATCGTCGACTTCCGCGATCAACACCTGCATCGGTCGGCCGACGACGGAACGAATCTGCGCCCACGAATCGGCATCCCAGTCGATCTGCATCGCCGTCACGCCGTCCGTGTTGATGACCAACCGCGGAACGTCCACGTCTTCGGTTCGCCAGTCGGTACGAACCACCGATTTGTCCCAGTGTTTTTGCAAACCAGTCACTGTCAGGAATCCGGCTCGGTTGTACCGCAGGGTATAGGTCGTCCAATCCAGTTTGGCCGGCGGCAGCCCCGATTCGGTCTGCTTGGTCGGATCGGCCCATTTGGCCAACTGTGATTCGATCTGCTGCATCGATGCTGGATCGATTTTGTGCCCCATGCCGGCACCGATGACATAGGGCCACTGAAAGCCCATCGCTTTGCATGCCTGGGCGACGCGATCGGCCGCCTGTTTCTGCTTGTCCACTTCACCGCTGTACGCGATCACATGAGTGTTGCGAAGGTTGCCGGCCCAGGGCAGCACGTCGTACCAATTCAGCAACTGACGACGCGCCGGGGTCAATTCGAAAGGCGGCTGATCCCCCCAACCTTGATAGACCAGTGTGTCGACGAACCCGGCGCCGGGGCTGGCGGCAAACCACCGCGTCGAATCGTGAACGGCGAAGTGCCAGCAACCGGCACCGCCCATCGAGAATCCGCGAATTGCGATTCGATCCGTATCGATGTGGACCAAACGCTCGGCCGCCTCGATCGCTTCGTAAACGTCGGTTTCACCGGCAAACTTGAACGCATTGCAGTGGCGGCCAAAAGGATGCAACACGAATGCATCACGCGGCAATGCCTGCCCCGGTTTGTCCATCCGTTCAATCAGAAACGGTATCTCCGTTTTTGTGTCGCCGCGTCCATGCAACCAAACGTCCATCCGATGCCCGTCTTGCTGCGAATCCGCTGCATCGAGAAAACCCGCCGGCACGACGATGCCAAAGGGTTGAACGGTTCCGTCGATCCGGCTGACAAATCCACCGACCAGCGGCTGCGGCTGTTCGCTGCGGGACGGT
The Crateriforma spongiae DNA segment above includes these coding regions:
- a CDS encoding prolyl oligopeptidase family serine peptidase; this encodes MMKCCQIRPQMPPLAWCLSCVVMLLAATVGNAQDKASSTTKKPTYKSLPPAGIAIDPARRDSLASRAQSLRSRLSKTQSAGDRAADAESSDVDWRPHVSVLIRAVDLALTQNLFFKPNQVDAADRLLNEAQRRLDAAASGDRGLRLLGWKPSRSEQPQPLVGGFVSRIDGTVQPFGIVVPAGFLDAADSQQDGHRMDVWLHGRGDTKTEIPFLIERMDKPGQALPRDAFVLHPFGRHCNAFKFAGETDVYEAIEAAERLVHIDTDRIAIRGFSMGGAGCWHFAVHDSTRWFAASPGAGFVDTLVYQGWGDQPPFELTPARRQLLNWYDVLPWAGNLRNTHVIAYSGEVDKQKQAADRVAQACKAMGFQWPYVIGAGMGHKIDPASMQQIESQLAKWADPTKQTESGLPPAKLDWTTYTLRYNRAGFLTVTGLQKHWDKSVVRTDWRTEDVDVPRLVINTDGVTAMQIDWDADSWAQIRSVVGRPMQVLIAEVDDRVMPLVDESSEPGFQASLWRTGGQWKQGQPNPGVLRKSPGLQGPIDDALTEKFVMVLPSRPAKHGPVQRWIDREIRTAQRRWREIMRGEMPVVQDTDVTDDMIRDCNLICFGDYGSNTVLRKISGRLPIGWNRDRISVGDRTFDASNHVAILCYPNPLNPDRYVVVNSGLTFRTFSNNSNSRQIAMLPDWAIGEIRPGFDDSILPAPIAAEGFFDESWQLAP